One window of the Paenibacillus beijingensis genome contains the following:
- a CDS encoding phosphopantetheine-binding protein, which produces MVTKDIITKVVQEIINNNEFDEDDDLVMYGMDSMNTIRVVVELETQLNIIFPDEELISDNFSSIKKIVAVVEKYSN; this is translated from the coding sequence ATGGTAACAAAGGACATTATAACTAAAGTAGTTCAAGAAATAATAAACAATAATGAATTTGATGAAGACGATGATCTTGTTATGTATGGAATGGATTCAATGAATACTATAAGAGTTGTTGTAGAACTTGAAACCCAACTAAATATTATTTTCCCGGATGAGGAGTTAATTTCCGATAACTTTTCATCTATTAAAAAAATTGTAGCTGTTGTTGAAAAATACTCCAATTAA
- a CDS encoding amino acid adenylation domain-containing protein: protein MTIPMSKKSNKILEETVPNTLHQLFMEQVKLTPDNIAIQYEGTPLTYSELDQKSNILAHKLKHCGVGPECVVGLMSYRSLDMITGILAILKAGGAYLPLDPDYPQDRLSYLVSDSQARIILCQRGLEQKFFQSDISFMFLDEQVSYKESQPQEKHEDIYSQSNNLAYIIYTSGSTGTPKGVMIEHKAIVNTITWRKNFYKMSSSDVVLQLPSISFDSSVEDIFTTLLSGAKLLLISQNQRLNIKYLQKLISDEKVSHFLSVPSFYQELLGEKFDLLSNMRFITIAGEDFTPHLVEEHYLKLPNVLLYNEYGPTENSVCSTCYFFDRDKEIKLVSIGKPIDNTNVYILDANFNQVKNGEVGEIFLAGTGLARGYLNNPKLTNERFILNPNGDGQRLYRTGDLAMQLHDGNIKYLGREDDQVKIRGFRIELKEIEYQLLKSGLVKNAFVTMKTDASRNKQLIAYVVADQIQSDALILMLRSTFPEYMIPNKFVYLDAVPLTPNGKVNAQALPDPFVSYQPVKDPTANVIQKKLEVILSNITSSAIDLNENNINRDIKYFGVDSLSFIKLLVEIELNFGFEFDYEDLVSSTITVSDLLSVIESNIAGD, encoded by the coding sequence ATGACTATTCCAATGTCAAAGAAAAGTAATAAGATCTTGGAAGAAACAGTCCCTAATACATTGCATCAATTGTTTATGGAGCAAGTGAAGCTTACGCCCGATAATATTGCAATTCAATATGAAGGGACACCGCTCACTTATTCGGAGTTGGACCAGAAATCAAACATACTTGCTCATAAACTAAAGCATTGCGGTGTAGGCCCAGAATGTGTGGTTGGACTGATGAGTTATCGATCATTGGACATGATTACTGGAATATTGGCAATACTTAAAGCTGGAGGGGCATACCTGCCTCTTGATCCCGACTACCCTCAAGATCGCTTGTCATATCTGGTTAGCGATAGCCAAGCTAGAATAATTTTATGTCAAAGAGGACTTGAACAGAAATTTTTCCAGTCTGATATTAGTTTTATGTTCTTGGATGAACAAGTTAGCTACAAGGAAAGCCAACCTCAGGAAAAACACGAAGATATATATTCGCAGTCGAATAATCTGGCTTATATTATCTATACATCTGGTTCGACAGGGACTCCTAAGGGGGTAATGATTGAACACAAGGCAATTGTTAATACAATTACCTGGAGAAAAAATTTTTATAAGATGTCATCATCAGACGTAGTATTACAGCTTCCGTCAATATCATTTGACAGTTCAGTTGAGGATATATTCACAACACTTCTTTCAGGTGCTAAACTTCTTCTTATTAGTCAGAACCAAAGACTGAACATTAAATATTTACAGAAACTTATTTCAGATGAGAAAGTAAGTCATTTTTTGTCCGTACCGTCCTTTTACCAGGAATTACTTGGCGAAAAATTCGATCTACTTAGTAATATGAGATTTATCACTATTGCAGGTGAGGATTTTACACCCCATCTCGTTGAAGAACATTACCTAAAATTGCCAAACGTACTTCTTTATAACGAATACGGTCCAACAGAAAACAGTGTTTGTTCAACATGTTATTTTTTTGATCGTGATAAAGAAATTAAACTAGTTAGTATAGGGAAACCGATTGATAATACGAATGTCTATATTCTAGACGCTAATTTCAACCAAGTGAAGAATGGAGAAGTTGGCGAAATATTTCTTGCTGGAACAGGATTAGCTCGAGGTTACCTGAATAACCCCAAATTAACCAACGAAAGGTTCATACTAAATCCAAATGGCGATGGCCAACGCCTCTATCGAACCGGTGATTTGGCAATGCAATTGCATGATGGAAACATTAAGTATCTTGGAAGAGAAGATGATCAAGTTAAAATACGCGGGTTTCGCATTGAACTAAAAGAAATTGAGTATCAATTATTGAAAAGTGGTCTGGTGAAAAACGCATTTGTAACCATGAAAACCGATGCTAGTAGAAACAAACAGCTAATTGCTTATGTAGTAGCAGATCAAATTCAGTCAGATGCCTTGATCTTAATGCTTAGATCCACTTTTCCGGAATACATGATTCCAAATAAATTTGTTTATTTGGATGCCGTCCCTTTAACACCAAACGGAAAGGTAAATGCGCAAGCATTACCCGATCCATTTGTTAGTTACCAACCAGTAAAAGATCCGACTGCAAACGTCATACAAAAAAAGCTTGAAGTTATTTTGAGTAATATCACATCTTCTGCTATTGATCTTAATGAAAACAATATCAATCGAGATATCAAGTACTTTGGCGTGGATTCACTCAGTTTTATTAAACTGCTTGTAGAAATAGAATTAAACTTCGGATTCGAATTTGACTATGAGGATTTAGTTTCTTCAACAATAACAGTTAGCGACCTATTGTCTGTAATAGAAAGTAACATTGCGGGGGACTAG
- a CDS encoding extracellular solute-binding protein — protein MRKKLLDLKSKGYINEDVLTAKRSDMPTRFAQGKVAFIIGGTSFADEVHKVDPNVKVGIMPLTSMVAGDGTNFSGGERYTVGAWKDGKHLEESKKLIAFFAKPENMSRFANATKLPAGLKISRPSMSSPRTMTNSPASAYSHTSTVYICRTECGMSSARRVPPCLPAA, from the coding sequence TTGCGCAAAAAACTGCTTGATTTGAAATCAAAAGGATATATCAACGAAGATGTGCTGACGGCCAAGCGCAGCGATATGCCGACGCGGTTCGCGCAAGGCAAGGTGGCCTTTATTATAGGAGGAACCAGCTTTGCGGATGAAGTGCACAAGGTCGATCCTAACGTGAAAGTCGGCATTATGCCGCTTACTTCAATGGTTGCCGGCGACGGCACGAATTTCTCCGGCGGCGAGAGGTATACGGTGGGAGCATGGAAAGACGGCAAGCATCTGGAAGAATCGAAGAAACTGATCGCGTTCTTCGCCAAGCCTGAAAATATGTCGCGCTTCGCCAATGCGACGAAGCTTCCCGCCGGTCTTAAGATATCTCGTCCGAGCATGAGTTCTCCGCGTACTATGACGAATTCGCCGGCGTCCGCGTATTCCCATACTTCGACCGTGTATATTTGCCGAACGGAATGTGGGATGTCATCTGCAAGACGGGTACCGCCTTGCTTGCCGGCAGCGTAA
- a CDS encoding PucR family transcriptional regulator gives MLYPREDGSGKEGLLYLNDPQKGAIINVANSVRRHLSKEFDDLSITIGIGRFYPGLKGIHRSYSESCKAIRLGGPITEESGLIHYEDLGIYRILSQMEDWNELEGLYSETIGKLVEYDWTNNSNLVATLKEYFANNCALAETAEKLFVHANTMKYRLQKIEQLTGCSVHDSEKRLMLHVGLKYIKFYNRLMRLKHGNDFLVLSMKNITE, from the coding sequence GTGCTTTACCCCAGGGAGGATGGGAGTGGAAAAGAAGGTTTGCTTTATCTGAACGATCCTCAGAAGGGAGCTATAATAAATGTAGCGAATTCCGTTCGGCGTCATTTGTCTAAAGAATTCGATGATTTGTCGATTACGATCGGAATCGGACGTTTCTATCCCGGGCTGAAAGGCATTCATCGAAGCTATTCCGAATCCTGTAAAGCTATTCGATTAGGCGGGCCGATTACGGAAGAGAGCGGCTTGATCCATTACGAAGATTTGGGCATCTACCGTATATTGAGTCAGATGGAGGATTGGAACGAGCTGGAAGGCTTATATTCGGAGACGATCGGCAAGCTGGTCGAATATGACTGGACCAACAATTCCAACCTTGTAGCGACATTAAAGGAATATTTCGCCAATAATTGCGCTCTGGCAGAAACGGCAGAGAAGCTGTTCGTACATGCCAATACAATGAAATACCGGCTTCAAAAAATCGAGCAGTTAACCGGATGCAGTGTCCATGATTCCGAAAAACGGTTAATGCTGCATGTCGGACTTAAATACATCAAATTTTACAATAGGTTAATGCGGCTAAAGCACGGAAACGACTTCCTTGTTTTAAGCATGAAAAATATCACAGAATGA
- a CDS encoding sugar ABC transporter permease, protein MEDMKRLSLQSVSAGRPVPSYFRRLARSGSVINLLYMPALLLFAIFIFYPFLKGIQISFTNWDGYNQHYKWIGIDNYKRMLQDPDIKTVIKNTFIYGLGSTIFQNVIGLLYALFLNMSIRIRGVVRTIIYLPVIISALIMGYIWYFLFPIRRRAINDILLLFQDRPSNLLGDPNVNVWIITFVNTYQYLGIAMVLFLAGLQSIPQDYYEAATIDGAGPSRVSSM, encoded by the coding sequence ATGGAAGATATGAAGCGGCTTTCACTGCAGTCGGTATCGGCCGGGAGACCGGTGCCGTCCTATTTCCGGCGGCTGGCAAGGTCGGGGAGCGTGATCAATCTGCTCTATATGCCTGCGCTGCTGCTGTTCGCGATTTTTATTTTTTACCCGTTTCTTAAAGGTATTCAAATCTCGTTTACGAACTGGGACGGCTACAATCAGCACTACAAATGGATCGGGATTGACAATTACAAGCGGATGTTACAGGATCCCGACATTAAGACGGTTATTAAAAACACATTCATTTACGGGCTCGGAAGCACGATCTTCCAGAACGTGATCGGCCTGCTGTACGCCCTGTTTCTGAACATGAGCATCCGCATCCGCGGCGTCGTGAGAACGATTATTTATTTGCCGGTCATCATCAGCGCGCTCATTATGGGTTACATCTGGTACTTTCTTTTTCCAATACGAAGGCGGGCGATCAACGACATCTTGCTGCTGTTCCAGGACCGGCCCTCCAATTTGCTCGGCGATCCTAACGTGAACGTCTGGATTATTACGTTCGTCAACACGTACCAATACTTAGGTATCGCAATGGTGCTGTTTCTGGCCGGCTTGCAGTCCATCCCGCAGGACTATTATGAAGCGGCGACGATCGACGGGGCGGGCCCCTCTCGCGTTTCTTCCATGTGA
- a CDS encoding carbohydrate ABC transporter permease, with amino-acid sequence MAVAFRNNIIVTIFAIALIVMIGSIAAYPLARRQTGWNRFIYALFVSALIVPPLTILVPLYKFMVDISGMNTYWGVILLHVTFHLPMTSFCTPDLSVRFRRSWTKPR; translated from the coding sequence TTGGCAGTCGCTTTCCGCAACAATATCATCGTCACGATTTTTGCGATTGCCTTGATCGTCATGATCGGCTCGATCGCCGCTTACCCGCTTGCACGCCGGCAGACGGGCTGGAACCGGTTTATTTACGCGCTCTTCGTTTCCGCGCTGATCGTTCCGCCGCTCACCATTCTCGTGCCGCTCTACAAATTTATGGTGGATATCAGCGGCATGAACACCTATTGGGGCGTTATTCTGCTTCATGTCACGTTCCATCTGCCGATGACATCTTTTTGTACACCGGATTTATCGGTACGATTCCGAAGGAGCTGGACGAAGCCGCGATGA
- a CDS encoding PucR family transcriptional regulator ligand-binding domain-containing protein — MGVSVREAMGIGGLTRCKVVAGEKGLEKIINHITVMEVPDVIRWLKGNELLLTSLYPIKEDEEAISRLVEQLHEVGSSALAVKTHRYVDEIPQAILEAGNRFDFPIIEIDNEVSYLDIMSPLIELMLRKSNPGEEQKESFFQWITELAMGGKGIPALISAVQQMTGNILTVGSEIPTLEGYFQGRNVARLTRAQKNELKSAKRTIRMQRTLDGQMTPCIVTPLLLNDELCGEVTCWQTKREFLESDFHVLDRTVPLMAMEFLKVMTKSDVEQNYKDDFLSEVLLGQVQENAEMIMKGNHFGWDLSKNYQVFTIACGERPHLSKSGDNESLRYQERKRILMRRVAEIFRLSTHNVILPSRKN, encoded by the coding sequence ATGGGTGTTAGTGTAAGAGAAGCAATGGGTATTGGTGGACTAACCCGATGTAAAGTCGTTGCGGGAGAAAAAGGACTCGAAAAAATTATTAATCATATTACGGTTATGGAAGTGCCGGATGTCATTCGATGGTTGAAAGGCAACGAACTGCTTCTTACTAGTTTATACCCTATTAAAGAAGATGAGGAAGCTATTTCTCGTCTGGTTGAACAGCTACACGAAGTGGGAAGCTCGGCATTGGCGGTTAAAACACACCGTTATGTCGATGAAATTCCGCAAGCTATCTTGGAAGCGGGGAATCGGTTTGATTTTCCCATCATCGAAATCGATAACGAAGTTTCCTATCTGGATATTATGTCTCCTCTCATTGAACTGATGCTTAGGAAGTCCAACCCCGGAGAAGAACAGAAGGAATCGTTCTTCCAATGGATAACGGAACTGGCGATGGGGGGCAAAGGGATACCTGCTTTGATTAGTGCTGTACAACAGATGACAGGTAATATCCTTACGGTAGGATCGGAGATTCCAACCCTTGAAGGATATTTTCAGGGGAGGAATGTTGCTCGTTTGACACGGGCGCAGAAGAATGAGTTGAAATCTGCCAAGCGCACGATCCGGATGCAGCGGACGCTGGATGGACAAATGACCCCGTGCATTGTGACTCCGCTGTTGCTGAACGACGAATTATGCGGCGAAGTAACATGCTGGCAAACGAAGCGGGAGTTTCTGGAGAGCGATTTCCATGTGCTCGATCGCACGGTGCCGCTAATGGCGATGGAATTTCTTAAGGTAATGACAAAGTCGGATGTCGAACAAAACTACAAGGACGACTTTTTATCGGAAGTGCTGCTTGGACAAGTTCAGGAGAACGCTGAAATGATTATGAAAGGAAACCATTTCGGCTGGGACCTAAGCAAAAATTATCAAGTGTTTACAATCGCTTGCGGGGAACGTCCTCACCTTTCCAAAAGCGGTGACAATGAATCATTGCGGTATCAGGAACGAAAACGGATTTTGATGCGCAGAGTGGCCGAAATTTTTCGTCTCAGCACTCACAACGTTATATTACCGAGCAGAAAGAACTAA
- a CDS encoding extracellular solute-binding protein: MAGNLTDTIKPVVVDKDGKVYTLVLSEAKDGITYNADVLSKYNIKPPQTFEELLAAAETLKTSSGGQITPFFMSGVDNGMIGQFLDQYATSLFISPAQNDAQSLLDGNFDWNKWAELAQKTA; the protein is encoded by the coding sequence GTGGCGGGCAACCTTACCGATACGATCAAGCCGGTCGTCGTCGATAAAGACGGCAAAGTTTACACGCTTGTGCTGAGCGAAGCGAAGGACGGCATTACGTATAATGCGGATGTCTTAAGCAAATACAACATTAAACCGCCTCAAACGTTCGAGGAATTATTGGCCGCGGCGGAAACGCTGAAAACAAGCAGCGGCGGACAAATCACCCCGTTCTTTATGTCCGGCGTCGATAACGGCATGATCGGCCAGTTTTTGGATCAGTATGCCACATCTCTGTTCATCAGTCCGGCTCAGAACGATGCCCAAAGCTTGCTGGACGGCAATTTCGATTGGAACAAGTGGGCGGAACTTGCGCAAAAAACTGCTTGA